A genomic segment from Ptychodera flava strain L36383 chromosome 23 unlocalized genomic scaffold, AS_Pfla_20210202 Scaffold_23__1_contigs__length_28996876_pilon, whole genome shotgun sequence encodes:
- the LOC139123472 gene encoding gastrula zinc finger protein XlCGF57.1-like isoform X1 produces the protein MADNYSQSGDSVMVEEDINVNRQQSNIDTQVAKWNDGIGDINGSNNDRKTCDPDTNQTYTEIGSCEETLQNQMELEGAEFWGKLKSQESCQQNSPIAAIQNGGENESCSPDASTLNLESSYHGNRDTGNDETSDDDNSISDDTYQTDTLATSCNVSSVSGIEKPMRVRKKYERAKKPPMTDKELETHKERIRKAMIGDKSYNCEKCGKGYKTEEGLSLHMSLGICARQKCKYCGIDFLLKDWQNHMVDSHAEQIPVFPCRYCDRIFISCSSRSSHKFLKHSNGAFECDVCKHVFSNRITLNNHKKTHIERKFKCRYCDLRFTKQGIKRGHEKHSHSKVSAVCTECGETFDTRTHMLNHLKIVHSEQKFRCSYCDKKFYSKADLKTHLESHGELSREYTCKVCKKVFHVRSEYRNHCMRDCTKPEYLCDICGRQFKRSTNLRLHALTHSEPTLKCDLCPRVFRLKSTLTSHVKSVHSDEKPWQCDICGYRCKLRENLFKHTRIHSR, from the exons ATGGCTGACAATTATAGCCAATCAGGAGACAGTGTCATGGTGGAAGAAGATATCAATGTCAATCGACAACAATCAAACATAGACACACAAGTAGCTAAATGGAATGATGGCATAGGAGATATAAATGGatcaaacaatgacaggaaaactTGTGATCCAGATACTAACCAAACCTATACAGAAATTGGATCATGTGAAGAAACTCTGCAAAACCAGATGGAGTTGGAAGGGGCAGAGTTTTGGGGAAAGTTGAAAAGTCAGGAGAGCTGTCAACAAAATAGTCCTATAG CTGCTATACAGAACGGTGGCGAGAATGAAAGCTGCTCTCCCGATGCATCAACGTTAAACTTAGAAtctagttaccatggaaacagagACACAGGAAATGATGAAACGAGTGATGATGACAACTCCATAAGTGATGACACTTATCAAACGGATACTTTGGCCACAAGTTGCAATGTGTCCTCAGTGAGTGGAATTGAAAAACCTATGCGTGTGAGAAAGAAATATGAGCGCGCCAAAAAGCCGCCCATGACAGACAAAGAGTTAGAAACTCACAAAGAGAGAATACGAAAAGCCATGATTGGTGATAAATCTTATAATTGTGAGAAATGTGGTAAGGGTTATAAAACAGAGGAAGGATTGAGTTTACATATGTCATTGGGCATTTGTGCCAGACAGAAATGTAAGTATTGTGGAATAGACTTTCTACTGAAAGATTGGCAAAATCACATGGTTGATTCACATGCAGAACAGATACCAGTGTTTCCATGCAGGTATTGTGATCGAATATTCATAAGTTGCTCATCAAGATCTAGTCACAAATTCCTTAAACACTCAAATGGTGCATTTGAATGTGACGTGTGCAAGCATGTCTTTTCCAATCGCATTACGTtaaataatcataaaaaaacCCACATTGAAAGAAAGTTCAAGTGTAGATATTGTGACCTCAGGTTTACAAAACAAGGGATCAAAAGAGGTCATGAAAAGCATTCACACAGTAAAGTTTCAGCTGTCTGTACAGAGTGTGGCGAAACGTTTGATACACGAACACATATGTTAAACCATTTGAAGATTGTTCACTCAGAGCAAAAATTTAGATGTTCCTATTGCGACAAGAAATTTTATAGTAAGGCAGATTTGAAAACCCATTTAGAAAGTCATGGTGAACTTTCCAGGGAATACACTTGCAAGGTATGCAAGAAAGTTTTCCATGTGAGATCTGAATATCGCAATCATTGTATGAGGGACTGTACTAAGCCTGAATATCTTTGTGATATTTGTGGACGCCAGTTTAAGAGGAGTACTAATTTACGATTGCATGCCTTAACTCATAGTGAACCAACACTCAAATGCGATCTTTGCCCACGTGTTTTTAGGCTAAAAAGTACACTAACGTCACATGTTAAGTCTGTACACAGTGATGAAAAACCCTGGCAATGTGATATATGTGGATATCGTTGTAAACTGAGGGAAAATCTATTTAAACACACCAGAATACACAGCAGGTAG